In one Bosea sp. RAC05 genomic region, the following are encoded:
- the ccoN gene encoding cytochrome-c oxidase, cbb3-type subunit I gives MATTGNPIRQATTGELTGIALAAVTFLGLLLIAAKTDHGAYAFHAAVGMAAALATIFLIGNRCFKPGTGPAPQEIDGRPNYNMDPVKFGTIAAMFWGIAGFTVGLIIALQLAFPVLNFDLPWINFGRLRPLHTSAVIFAFGGNVLIATSFYVVQRTSRARLAGDLSPWFVVLGYNLFIVIAGTGYLLGITQGKEYAEPEWYADLWLTIVWVVYLLVFLLTLAKRKEPHIYVANWFYLAFIVTIAVLHLGNNLALPVSIFSPKSYIVWSGVQDAMFQWWYGHNAVGFFLTAGFLAIMYYFVPKRANRPVYSYRLSIIHFWALIFIYIWAGPHHLHYTALPDWAQTLGMTFSIMLWMPSWGGMINGIMTLSGAWDKLRTDPVLRLMVVSLAFYGMSTFEGPLMSIKAVNSLSHYTDWTIGHVHSGALGWVAYISFGAIYCLVPWLWNRKELYSLKLVNWHFWISTLGIVLYISAMWVSGILQGLMWRAYTSLGFLEYSFIETVAAMHPFYVIRALGGALFLAGALIMVFNVWMTITSGEPESAQDNAPLQPRLVPAE, from the coding sequence ATGGCGACGACGGGCAATCCGATCCGACAGGCGACGACAGGCGAGTTGACGGGCATCGCGCTCGCCGCAGTGACCTTTCTGGGTCTTCTGCTGATCGCCGCGAAGACCGACCATGGCGCCTACGCCTTCCATGCCGCCGTCGGCATGGCGGCGGCGCTGGCGACCATCTTCCTGATCGGCAACCGCTGCTTCAAGCCGGGCACCGGGCCCGCGCCGCAGGAGATCGACGGCCGGCCCAATTACAACATGGACCCGGTCAAGTTCGGCACCATCGCGGCGATGTTCTGGGGCATCGCCGGCTTCACGGTCGGGCTGATCATTGCGCTCCAGCTCGCCTTCCCGGTCCTGAACTTCGATCTGCCCTGGATCAATTTCGGACGCCTGCGCCCGCTGCACACCTCGGCGGTAATCTTCGCCTTCGGCGGCAACGTCCTGATCGCGACCTCCTTCTACGTCGTCCAGCGCACCTCGCGCGCCCGGCTGGCGGGCGATCTGTCGCCCTGGTTCGTGGTGCTCGGCTACAACCTGTTCATCGTCATCGCCGGCACGGGCTACCTGCTCGGCATCACCCAGGGCAAGGAATACGCCGAGCCGGAATGGTACGCCGATCTCTGGCTGACGATCGTCTGGGTCGTCTATCTGCTGGTCTTCCTGCTGACGCTGGCCAAGCGCAAGGAACCCCACATCTATGTGGCGAACTGGTTCTACCTCGCCTTCATCGTCACCATCGCGGTTCTGCATCTCGGCAACAACCTCGCGCTGCCGGTCTCGATCTTCTCGCCGAAGTCCTACATCGTCTGGTCCGGCGTGCAGGATGCCATGTTCCAGTGGTGGTACGGCCATAACGCGGTCGGCTTCTTCCTCACCGCCGGCTTCCTCGCGATCATGTACTACTTCGTGCCCAAGCGCGCGAACCGGCCGGTCTACAGCTACCGCCTCTCGATCATCCACTTCTGGGCGCTGATCTTCATCTATATCTGGGCCGGCCCCCACCACCTGCACTACACCGCCCTGCCCGACTGGGCGCAGACGCTCGGCATGACCTTCTCGATCATGCTGTGGATGCCCTCCTGGGGCGGCATGATCAACGGAATCATGACCCTCTCGGGCGCCTGGGACAAGCTGCGCACCGACCCCGTGCTGCGCCTGATGGTCGTCTCGCTCGCCTTCTACGGCATGTCGACCTTCGAGGGCCCGCTGATGTCGATCAAGGCGGTCAACTCGCTCTCGCACTATACCGACTGGACCATCGGCCACGTCCATTCCGGCGCGCTCGGCTGGGTCGCCTACATCTCCTTCGGCGCGATCTACTGCCTCGTGCCCTGGCTGTGGAACCGCAAGGAGCTGTATTCGCTCAAGCTGGTGAACTGGCACTTCTGGATCTCGACGCTCGGCATCGTGCTCTACATCTCGGCGATGTGGGTCTCGGGCATCCTCCAGGGCCTGATGTGGCGGGCCTACACCTCGCTCGGCTTCCTCGAATACTCCTTCATCGAGACCGTCGCGGCGATGCACCCCTTCTACGTCATCCGCGCGCTCGGCGGCGCGCTCTTCCTGGCCGGCGCTCTGATCATGGTCTTCAACGTCTGGATGACCATCACCAGCGGCGAGCCGGAGAGCGCCCAGGACAACGCCCCGCTTCAGCCCCGCCTCGTGCCGGCCGAGTAA